In the genome of Kazachstania africana CBS 2517 chromosome 6, complete genome, the window GAAACAGTCAGATGCTCGCCGGTACCGGACGGCGAAAACGCTCCCACCGTAATGAGTCAAGCTGAGTTTTCATGACGACGGAAACGGCTAAAATGTATAGTGAACAAAGGAATAGTGATGATGTCTATGAGGGCACAGCGGATGACGGCCTTTGGTAGTTGTAAGTGATTTGATGCAACAGACGTTTGGGACTTTGTAAGCCTTTGTATGCTTTCTCTTCGTTAGTTGATGGCAAGCGCAGCTGGGGCTCACTGGCTTGAGATcgtgaaaaaaaaaagagcaggaagttttcaaagttgCGATGACTTTGATCTTTGATTAGTAGCATGACGGTTAAGGTGTGTAAGGATGTCTGGTAACGGTTCTATATGGAGGAATACAGTAACCGTAGTGTCGTTGCTTACAGCTGCCTTCACGACGTATAAGTTTCTACAGGAAAGGCAAAATGAAGTGCCTAGAAAAAAGGACGGTATTGAAGAGCTCATTGGTAATACACCGATGGTGAAGATCCGTTCTTTGTCGGAACACTTGGGTGGTGTTGAAGTGTATGCAAAGTTAGAACTGGTTAACCCAGCAGGTAGTGCAAAGGATAGAGTTGCTCTAAATATTGTTCAGACTGCAGAAAAACAAggtttattgaaaagaggTGAGCCTGGATGGGTTTTCGAAGGTACGAGTGGGTCCACTGGTATCTCAATTGCAATGATTTGTAACGCACTCGGTTACAAAGCGCATATATCCTTACCTGATGACacatcaaatgaaaaattggctCTACTGGAAAGTCTGGGTGCCGTGGTTAATATGGTTAAACCAGCAAGTATTGTGGATCCAAATCAATATGTCAATGCATCTAAGAGTGCCTGTGAAGAATTAAATAGAAAAGGCGTTGAGAGAGGTGTCTTTGCTGaccaatttgaaaatgaagcaAACTGGAAAGTTCATTTTCAAACTACAGGACCAGAAGTCTACAAACAAATGAATGGGAAAATTGATGCATTTATCGCTGGTTGTGGTACAGGCGGTACAATCAGCGGTGTCTCTAAGTATCTAAAGGATGTAAAGGGCTTGAAAAATTGCCATGTCGTTCTGGCTGATCCACAAGGTTCAGGTTTCTACAACCGTATTAACTTCGACGTGATGTATGATAGTGCTGAAAAGGAAGGTACCAGAAGAAGACATCAAGTTGATACAATAGTTGAAGGGATCGGTTTAAACAGGCTTACGCAGAATTTTAAGATCGGAGAAAGTTATATTGATGAATCCATTAGAGTCTCTGACAGTCAAGCAATAAAGATGGCAAAATATCTATCTGTTAATGATGGTTTATTCGTTGGCAGTAGTACTGCCATCAATGCAGTTGCCGCTATCAAATTAGCTGAAAGATTACCATCCGGCTCAAAGATCGTTATTGTTGCATGTGATAGTGGCTCCAGACATTTGAGTAAGTTTTGGAAAGAGGCCAAAAGTGTAGGTAACAATATTACTTTgcaagaaattttaaattgattgaatgAAAGCTGTGTTCTAACGACTTCgatatatatacatgtaAATGTATGAAATGAAATGTAAATAGTTAATAAAGGCCATTCCTGAACTGGAGAGTAATCAAAAAATAGATTTCATTAAGAGGAGTTATACTTGttccaataaaaaatattacataTGATATTATGATCATCGAACTATATAAAGTCGTTgccttttatttttttttttagaaaCGTACTATTTCTATTCATCTACAAAACTAAAATACTGAGAAATGTCAAAGTTGATTGAGTCGGCAATTTCTACTATGATTTCCCAGGGAACATTGACCTTCcatttcattttgtaaCTTAAGAAATCGATgttctttatatttgtgGTCATAATCAATTTCAGAGAATTCAATTCAGctaaattttgaaatactTCTACATTCGCTCTGATTAatacttcttcatcaagtAAAGAAGATAGGGAGCCTACTTCATTAGTagataataattcatcacTGGGGAAAATTGATTGGAATATGGCCAACAATCTCTCAATGGCAAATAATGACGGTTGTAAATGTCTTGGATTAGTTTTTGCTCTTTTTCGTCTACCATATGCTGATCTACCTGCTTTTATGTATGATTTTTTAGAGAAAATACTTAAATCATATTTTGGTTCCAAATAAGAGCAAAAGTACGctgaaatcaataaatattttgcaaTCGTGGATAATTCGTACGTTTGATCTGTATTTTTACTGCCAGAAAGTTGTACGgatttcaatgaatcatCTTGTAATCCGTCGTCGGTTCTAAGGAAAAGTGGCAAAGAGGATTTATATAATGCTATTGGGTCAAAAAAGTTATTCTCGTTGGTATAAGTTAGATATGAGGGCCATTTTAAGTCGATTAGGTCACTTAATGCAAAGATATTATTACCTGTGTAAGAATGAAACGTTTGAACTATGagattaatgaaattgtacACGAAATTTTTACAAATCTCAGTTGAGATTGTCCCATTATCGaatgaatttaatttttcatggAAAACTGTACTATTCGATAAATCATCCACTTTTGCTGTTTGTAACACTTTATTAATTTCTGTTTGATTGTATCTTGGGAAAACGATTTTTGGTATACTGAAGGATgcatatttttgaagaaacgACGGATCTTGAACTGTATAtatgattttcaaatcaccCTGTGTTatcaattcattaattttcaaaaatttcaatagaAGTTGGAAATCCACGTCTTGTAAAGAATCAAATCCATCCAAAACCAAATAGAAAGTAATGCTTCCCTTTGCCGTGGAATGTGTCTTGAAAGTATGTTCTACAAAATTGACCAGATGGTATGGTTCTTCCACTCGCAGGGGATCCATGGATGTGGATGCAGAATCATCTCTTGCGTTCAGAGTAGATTGAATGACCCTAGCCACAGCTTGAAACAAAGGCTTCCAACTGACCAACTCTACAGGATTCAAAAATGCATATACTAAATGTTCAGAATTCAAttcgaaaaatttcttcagcACATGGGTCTTCCCAGTGCCAGAATACCCGCTTATGAACAGGTTTGACTGGGAAATCTCTGGATCTGTGGTAATAAATGATCCAAGAGCTTTTAGTTGGTAGCCACGAAACGGTATATCTTCGGGAATCATAATTGAAGATGGCATTGTCAACAGaacacacacacacacacacacactctctctctctctctctctctctttttgctagtttccaaaaaaaaacacgTCCACCACTACCACCACTAGCTATCTAGTACTCGACAAATAGAAAGACCCTTCTCCTTACCCAACAATACGTTTCTCCAGACGACCGCTACACACGACGCTCTCCCTCGAGATTCGATTCTTGTTTCTCGAGCCCGAGAATCATGCCAAGAATGTTTCATCCACAGAGAGTGGCTTACCTATTCCAGGAACCGCGTCTGCGCGAAAACTCAGTTTCCCGTATGAGGAAAGTTAGTCTCAGCGAAATGGTTGATAtggtattgaaaatttgatgtaTATATACGTGAAGAGGATAGAAACATTTGATCTGGCAGCAAAAGGTGGTGGTGCATCGTGACCAAGACTACAAGACTAACTATAATACATTCGCTTCTCGTTATTCGTTATTGGCCCGAACATAGTCCCAACtaattttcattcattCCTTTGTTCGAATACGTCacatttttgtaaatagaAAGTTGCGCGTAAAGTTCATAAAATGAGATACTCTTTGGTATTGACAGCTCTGGTAGCTGCCTCTGTTACTGCTAGAGCATCTCCTTTAGAGAAAAGGAggactttttcaaatgccACTACGGCAGAGTACATTTCTGATGTTAATGGCCATCTCAGTGCTATAACTACTACTACGTTGTCCCCCAGTTCCGCTGATGAAGACATACATAATACCCTATACACAAGTGTTTCTACTACTAGTATAGTTAGTAGTAGTCATCAACACAGTCATCAGCACAAATCAGGCGATGGAAACTCTGTTACTCAGTCCGATATTTCAACATCTACCGATACAAAAGGAAACTGGTGGGATGATCTATTAGGAGGGAAACAAACCTCTTCTAAAATGTCTTCGAACACTATGTCTTCTATAACTTCAACGGAAGCCAGCACATGGCAAACTACAGATACTTCTGTATCTTCGGATAAATCTATCGCAGCAACTATTTCAGGACCATCCGTCAGTGCTGTGTTATCGAGCTCTAGTGTCTTAGATAGGGTTTCTATATCGACCTCAAATGCCGTTTCATCCGCTGGAAGTGTTTCATCAGTAGGAAGTGACTCTGCTACTCTCTCTACTCCAGTTTTAAAAGTCCTTTCTTCTACCTCCACCTCTCCTACTTCTTCCACTTCTTCCGCTTCTTCCACTTCTTCCGCTTCTTCCACTTCTTCCACTTCTTCCACTTCTTCCACTTCTTCCATTTCTCACACAGAAACGTCTTCCCAACCATCATCAACGTCCACTTATGAAGCCAGCTCTGAAACAACTTCTTCTGAGCAGAGTTCTATTCCAACAGGGACTTCTTCCGCGATAACAAGTCTTTCTACTTCTCAAGTTTCTATCACCTATGAATCGTCCGACCAACAGTCCATTACTGTAAGTACAATCCCGTCCAACGTTCCCTCTAGCGATTCTTCCATTCCCTCAACTTCGGCGGTCACAACACCTGAAACTTCAAGTATAATAGAAACCATAAGTGCCGAACAAAGTTCTATCTCCACAGATCATACTTCTACTGAGAGTGTCACCATTGTTACTTCGTCCTCATCTGATTTTGTGATTACCTCATCTTCTCAATATTTTCCTCCTGAATCAACTCTTCAGTCTTCTGCAATTGTATCTACACCTGTATTGGTAGTgtcaacttcttcttcttcttcttcttcttcttcttcttcttcttcttcttcttctactCTCATACATATATCTTCCACAGAGATTCTAAACTCGAACGTTATATTATCCTCCACTGAGACCTCTTCTACTCAAACAAGCgaatcatcttcttctactaCCACAGAGCCAATTTCAACTGTTGCTATCAGTATATCTTCTACCTCACCATCGGAACAAACATATGGCGTTCCAGCTATCAGTACTCAGATAACCTCATCCAGCATTATTTTAACTTCTTCGACACCTCTTACCTCGCCATTGAGTAATGCAACTAAATCTTCCGTCAACGACATGACTTCTTCAGAGGCAGCATCTGATATTTATACAAACGATGTCACAAGTTCAATGACTTCAGTTGTGCCTTCCGCTGTAACAGAGTCTACAATCTCTGAATTATCAACAGGTTCAGTCCCTTCTTCTACTTCCACTACAAAGACACTACCTTTGTTAACCACCTCAGAGTCACAATCTACAGAACAAACTACTGTCTTGCCGGCAAGCAACGTACCTGTCAGTTCGTCTATTACTTTGGTTACATCTGCTACCACAACTTCTCACTCCAATCCAAATTGGTGGGTTGCAAGTGATCTTATGACTGCCTCTGAGGAGGCTTCTACCACCACTCGGGCGTCAGCCACTACAGCCACAGGGTCTCTTCCTCAGGCTATTGCGGCTCCAACTGAAGTAACTGCTCCGGATGACTATTCATTGATCACCATTGGATTCAAGAAAGCTTTGAATTATGAATTCGTCGTTAACACACCGGAATCCTCAGCCCAACTTTTCTCTTATTTGCCTATTGCCTTAAATACCccattcaataattcattTACCAACATAAGTGTTTACCAAATTGTACCACTTGTTGAAAGCTCTTTAAACTACTATATCACAGTCGCAGAAGTTTATTTCCcagaacaagaaattgCAAGCTTACAGCAAATGATTAAAGATAATTCAAGTGCACTCTTTACTGAAAATGTTGGTGCACCAAAAACTCTGGTTAGTTTGATTGATCCTTCTATCCCACTAGTTGGATTGCTCTCTTCTacaacttcaaattcaagtACTTCAGCAACTGGCTCCTCAGCATCTACCACAAATTCTGGTCAAGTGAACTCAGGATCTAATTCAGATTCAGATTCTTCAAGTGGCAAAGGTTCTGTAAGTTCTAACGACATTGGTTCTTTAGATTACTCGGAGAAATCAACATCAGCAGCAGCAGGAAAAACGACAAGTAATAGAAAGCTTATTATATTGATTGTTTGCGTTGTCATCGGTGGTTTACTCTTTATTACTTTGACTGCTTATATATTACACGTAAGGATCACTGTTTTCAAAGaccaaaagagaaaagCAGCAAATATGTCTTTCGATGTTTTATCAACAACCGATTCATCTGGTGGTTCAGTTTAcaatgaaaaagagaagCTCAACGACAATGAAAGTGTTGTTTCGGACAAGATTAATGCCTGGATGAATAATGcacattttgaaaatgcagCATACTACGCAAATAATACCAATAATGATGGTGCTGCAAACGGTGAGGAAATTGATGTTGCTAATGTTGGAGTAAGAGTTAATGGTGGAATCAAGATTATTTCAAGACCTATCGCTACATCCAATTCATTGGGCTGGAACGAGATTTAAACTATCCCCAACATCATATACTTCTGTCAAGATTTTAAACATATACTTGAGtatgatatattttttctataaaGTTCTTTTGAATACCACATTATTTACATTGAATATAtgacttcaaaatttatcCTGTAGGAAGTCTATTATACAAgtaattgaattttcaaaattattgaagagAATATTATGGTCagaatcaaattctttgacCTTAACCCTTTTAAAGTTCCTCTCCAAAAGAGAATAATCatcttttattaaattAGATTTCAATGCCCTTATAAAGAGGACATCAGCGTTGgatttttcttcagtaaCAGGccaatctttcaaatcgtCAAACAAACTTGGAAATTCTTCTAAGGGCAAGTAATATTTGACCAAGCCTCCCCCTTTATAATTAGCTCTTACTTTCATGAATCCAGCAGTGAAATAAGGACCTAACATTTCGAGCAATTTGACTTTCCAAGATCCatctttatttgatttgattttgatagCACCGAgattgatatatttgataGCGTCAACTTTCTTGTATATCTCAGCAGGAAGAGCCGCAACCTCGTAAGGCGGCATATCCACacttataatttttctaatttggAAGTTCTTTGACTTATTCAACTTCAAAGAGCTCAAAAGGGCCACTTTACCACCCATAGAGTAGCCAATGATATCGATTGACTTATTCTTAAATTGCTTTTCATTGGAGCcaagaaaatgaatgaaatcatttgcTAAGGTTTCATAGTCAAGTGGATGAGCTAATTCTGATTCGCCATGGTTCCGTAGATCAAATGTAAAGATATGTGCATTAATGGCCTTGGAAAGTCTTCTATtaattgaatgaaaattaGATTTGCTTCCCAGGAAACCatgaagatttaaaattatatgaTTAGTAGACGAAGGTATCGACGGTTTCAAGTAGAGATATGATAATTTAACCAGAGGCTTTGTTGGGAGCATTTTTTGCATGACTCTATGAGTTGCTCATCGATGCATCTAATTGCACTCGGCcttaaatatttttttttctatcgATGATAGATAGTACTGCAGCTTATATGCTATCAAAGTGAAGAGTGgctgaaatatttgataatgcCTAGATTGAGGAGACTAGATGCTAAGTTACTTGGTTTTGGAAGTCCGACTGGTACTGATGAAGTACCAGTGAGCGATATGCCGTTAGACACTGAAGAGCAGGAAGAATTACTGCAAAGATTTGAGCTTATAAACTattcaaagaataaaaagaatGTCAATGTTCTAAGTCTGTTATACTTATTATGTGGTGGTATATTCCTCATTATGGCTACAAAGACGAAGTCAAGATCTGTGTCATCTATTTTGCTCGCAGGGTTTCAATCTATTATATGTTCATGTGTCACGTTGAGGTACAATTTGATGAATGACGTTTCGATTCTTAAAAAACTCAAATTTAAGGTAAGTAACCGTACAGTTGACATTCTAAACGGCATAATACTGATATTAATACTGTGGGTAAGTACAAGCCACTTTGAAGGCAGTCGATCTCTACAGTTTCTGTTTCAGATACCGTTATTGCTATTTATCGTCGCACAGATGACTAAGAAATGGACACTTGAACTAGAGAAAGACATCAGCAGTTTGAGACAACTCAAATATAAGTATAAAAACGTATGATTGTATAAGGaatttttatatactaaaattttgaagctaTTTTCAGATTTCCTTCACTAATTCCTAACAGTAGTAAGATAAGAAACTAAAAAAGAGATATCAGTTATTAAAATATCTGAATTTTACATCAATCAACAGTTttgtaagaaaaaaatgactgATATTTCTCAAgtaaaagataaaaaaaatattggttGCTAGGAGATTCGAACTCCTGCATCTTACGATTCCTGAGTGTTCCCGAATTTTTACTCGGTTAAGAAACgaatttcttgaatcaGGCGCCTTAGACCGCTCGGCCAAACAACCGGTGTTTGTTGTTTTAGGagctttttcaattattcCATATTATACTAAAAGACAGTTCTATATTCAGGATCCTTCACAAGTTGTCAGAGTAAACGAATGAAATAGAGGTGGGAATACCATAATATTATCGCCCTGTAAACAACCGTATGTCGAAATCAAGATCATACTGGCGAAGTAGAGGATAATCTTTCTATTATCAcatgaaacaaaaaattgtgACAACATTTCAGCAAAATTGAGCgttatttttcaagtaaCATACCTTTTTTGTTATACGTTGTCATATTGTTGGtttctatcaaattttaaaagtctgctttttttttctggcCACCATTAGAACTTAATAATTCAAGTTTCGCTGAACATATTCCAACATGTTTTCCTCCTTCGATATCCACGCAGGTCCAATGATATTGTACACGCTTGATGCAAGATCAGAAAGTACTACAGTTTCCTTGCAAGGTAAGCTAGATAGTATGCGATGAGGCTATTTTCACTTTGAAAGTTCCgaaaatttctaaatcaAAGCATTAAACTACTGGAAGCTCCCTAGTGAAAAGCATTCAAATtacaattttatcatttgtgaaaatttgaaatgtcTATAGAACAGCTTGAAAGAAGGAGGAAAAAGTTCTCTAAAGAGACAAGAGATAGACTAATTAATGACCCTTTACTAGATGCTGCATTGCTCAGCCGatccaaaaatatatttctcaaaaatttgCAACAGGATCAACAACAAAGAGAACAGTTACTTGCAAAATTGAAAGCTGAAGAAAGATCTGATGTGTTGGACCATGGATTGAGGAAACTACGAGAGATAATTGTTAGCATTTTTGActctaataataatgatgtaGGGTTTGTAAGGTTTGTTGAAGAAGTGTATACAacatcatttgaattttttctttcgaATAATCAATTTCAGAAGATGGGTccgattttgaaatttattgtGGATAATTTGGTACATATAGCCTGCTATGCAGAGTATTTTGAAGCATACATTGTATACATTTCACACATTCAAAATGATTTGTCGTCTTCTCTAAAACTGATAAAAGGAAAGGACGCGTTGAGACAATACAATGATGCAATGCTGCTGTCACTAATATACGGTTGCTCGATCGACTCACCCCATACATGGTTCAAGCTTTTAATGGAGAAACATTACAATAAAGATGATTCTCTCATGTATAGGATGTTATTGAAAGCGGgaaaaatagaagaaatgCAACTACGTGtgataaatataataaaagtATCTTATAATCAAATTTCTATGGCATTTCTGAAAGATTTTTGGTTGTGTAAGTGTCTTCTATTACCTAAAGTTCTCAAAGAACTTGAAGCCTTGTACTTTATTGAGCAAAAAGCAGATGGTACATGCTTAATAtacttcaagaaaagatgaCAAGTAAATAGAGAGTTAGATTTATAGATTTCGAAATAATTGTTTGTAAAATAATCTAAGAATCCATTCGATCACCCGGAGCCAAAATGAATCTCTAGTAAACTAAACGTGAAAATCTActaaacaaaatttttcagacAACAACtcaaaatgaataataatgagaatttattgatcCTACACCCACATTTAGCATCAAATCATCGGGGGAATTAAGGCTATATAATGCCAGTACTTAGTGTTTATACTCTTATATATGTCTATTTCATGGCTGTGcataatttgaaaatttcaatgaaaaagcTATCCGAACAGTATAAAAGTTGTACAATGCTACAACACTAAAAGGGTTCGAGGAAAACGAATCAATGATAGCTTTGTTAGGTACCCTATGGGCCTTCTTAAGTATAGTGAGAGCTTTCAATGCTGAAGAGCAACAAACTTTCAATCATGCCAAGTCTTTCGAAGAATATACCAATCAATCTTTGCTATGGGCGCCATACCGTTCAAATAGCTATTTTGGTATTAGACCAAGAAACATAGATAATACGCCATTTATATTTGGGTTGATGTGGTTTGAATCTACAAAATTGGATAGTTTGACCAGATTGAGACATTATGCAAATATTGACGATCATTTAGAGAAATTTAGTTGGGAGGTTTATGATCCAAGACTTGGCGGTATGCAGACAATAATTGATACAGAAAACAATGTTAATTTAACAATCTACTTTACAAAAAGTCACGACGGTAAGAATTGGGTCGCTAGAGTTCATGGTGAAGCTATCGATGAAACTTTACCTTCTGCGTCATCTGTCGTTTTATATATGAATCAGAACGTTGGAGCTGACGTTAACAGTATCTCAAGATTAGATGAAATGCCTTCTACTGATCTTAATAAGCTTGAATTCGCTGGTTTTTCCACTGAATTAGGTGATTATAAGGTTCTTATAAGAGACAATTATGGTAAATATTTCTCTAATGATTCCGTGCCTAATATGGAAGTTGTTCCTGGTTGCgattcttcaaaaactaAGCACGTTTCATTGACAGTTCCTGATCATGAAGTTTGGAGAGCTCGTGATGTTTTTCAGTCAATCTTAGCCGATTCTATTCAAAGCGCCATTGCTGAGGTCGGTGAAACTAACGTCAATCAAGCTTATAATCCTAGCTTTTTAACTTTGAGAAATATTCATAATTTCCCTCCTGGTAACTTTCACTATATTCAAAAGACGTTTAGTAGTACAGAAAGCTTCGAATTTGACGTCATTTACAATAGTATGGATtcgaaagaaaatattagagGCCAAAATGAAGTGAATAAGTTAATTGATGattcattaaatgaagtaagaattaaatttgataagaaattcaatattaacTCAAAGGACGAAGAAAAACATAAATTTGCCTTAGAAACATTATCCAATCTGCTTGGTGGAATTGGTTATTTCCATGGAAACCAAATCATTGACCGTGCTACTGTCTTTGATGAAGACCAATTCGAGCAAATAAAACTGGAAAATGGAGAGGAAGAAGGCCCATTTAGTTTGTTTAGTACTGTGCCAAGTAGAGGTTTTTTCCCTCGTGGGTTCTACTGGGATGCCggttttgaaa includes:
- the KAFR0F03490 gene encoding uncharacterized protein (similar to Saccharomyces cerevisiae YGR016W; ancestral locus Anc_4.152), with the translated sequence MPRLRRLDAKLLGFGSPTGTDEVPVSDMPLDTEEQEELLQRFELINYSKNKKNVNVLSLLYLLCGGIFLIMATKTKSRSVSSILLAGFQSIICSCVTLRYNLMNDVSILKKLKFKVSNRTVDILNGIILILILWVSTSHFEGSRSLQFLFQIPLLLFIVAQMTKKWTLELEKDISSLRQLKYKYKNV
- the EAT1 gene encoding putative hydrolase (similar to Saccharomyces cerevisiae YGR015C; ancestral locus Anc_4.151), which gives rise to MQKMLPTKPLVKLSYLYLKPSIPSSTNHIILNLHGFLGSKSNFHSINRRLSKAINAHIFTFDLRNHGESELAHPLDYETLANDFIHFLGSNEKQFKNKSIDIIGYSMGGKVALLSSLKLNKSKNFQIRKIISVDMPPYEVAALPAEIYKKVDAIKYINLGAIKIKSNKDGSWKVKLLEMLGPYFTAGFMKVRANYKGGGLVKYYLPLEEFPSLFDDLKDWPVTEEKSNADVLFIRALKSNLIKDDYSLLERNFKRVKVKEFDSDHNILFNNFENSITCIIDFLQDKF
- the MSB2 gene encoding Msb2p (similar to Saccharomyces cerevisiae MSB2 (YGR014W); ancestral locus Anc_4.150), translated to MRYSLVLTALVAASVTARASPLEKRRTFSNATTAEYISDVNGHLSAITTTTLSPSSADEDIHNTLYTSVSTTSIVSSSHQHSHQHKSGDGNSVTQSDISTSTDTKGNWWDDLLGGKQTSSKMSSNTMSSITSTEASTWQTTDTSVSSDKSIAATISGPSVSAVLSSSSVLDRVSISTSNAVSSAGSVSSVGSDSATLSTPVLKVLSSTSTSPTSSTSSASSTSSASSTSSTSSTSSTSSISHTETSSQPSSTSTYEASSETTSSEQSSIPTGTSSAITSLSTSQVSITYESSDQQSITVSTIPSNVPSSDSSIPSTSAVTTPETSSIIETISAEQSSISTDHTSTESVTIVTSSSSDFVITSSSQYFPPESTLQSSAIVSTPVLVVSTSSSSSSSSSSSSSSSSTLIHISSTEILNSNVILSSTETSSTQTSESSSSTTTEPISTVAISISSTSPSEQTYGVPAISTQITSSSIILTSSTPLTSPLSNATKSSVNDMTSSEAASDIYTNDVTSSMTSVVPSAVTESTISELSTGSVPSSTSTTKTLPLLTTSESQSTEQTTVLPASNVPVSSSITLVTSATTTSHSNPNWWVASDLMTASEEASTTTRASATTATGSLPQAIAAPTEVTAPDDYSLITIGFKKALNYEFVVNTPESSAQLFSYLPIALNTPFNNSFTNISVYQIVPLVESSLNYYITVAEVYFPEQEIASLQQMIKDNSSALFTENVGAPKTLVSLIDPSIPLVGLLSSTTSNSSTSATGSSASTTNSGQVNSGSNSDSDSSSGKGSVSSNDIGSLDYSEKSTSAAAGKTTSNRKLIILIVCVVIGGLLFITLTAYILHVRITVFKDQKRKAANMSFDVLSTTDSSGGSVYNEKEKLNDNESVVSDKINAWMNNAHFENAAYYANNTNNDGAANGEEIDVANVGVRVNGGIKIISRPIATSNSLGWNEI
- the CWH41 gene encoding mannosyl-oligosaccharide glucosidase (similar to Saccharomyces cerevisiae CWH41 (YGL027C); ancestral locus Anc_4.90) — protein: MIALLGTLWAFLSIVRAFNAEEQQTFNHAKSFEEYTNQSLLWAPYRSNSYFGIRPRNIDNTPFIFGLMWFESTKLDSLTRLRHYANIDDHLEKFSWEVYDPRLGGMQTIIDTENNVNLTIYFTKSHDGKNWVARVHGEAIDETLPSASSVVLYMNQNVGADVNSISRLDEMPSTDLNKLEFAGFSTELGDYKVLIRDNYGKYFSNDSVPNMEVVPGCDSSKTKHVSLTVPDHEVWRARDVFQSILADSIQSAIAEVGETNVNQAYNPSFLTLRNIHNFPPGNFHYIQKTFSSTESFEFDVIYNSMDSKENIRGQNEVNKLIDDSLNEVRIKFDKKFNINSKDEEKHKFALETLSNLLGGIGYFHGNQIIDRATVFDEDQFEQIKLENGEEEGPFSLFSTVPSRGFFPRGFYWDAGFEILQVMEYDFDLAFELISSWFSMIDDDGWVAREVILGPEARSRVPPEFVVQSPNIANPPTLLLAFSEMLTRAIENFDSLKFENSDLSSESHYSFHSSTSQLKTHPHLLTSYGEKIYPKLLKHFNWFTESQKGSLEDYYEVLEDQDMLDQIHKDTIYHWVGRTVTHCLPSGLDDYPRAQPPDTAELNVDTLSWVGVMARSMKKIAHVLKLEDDESKFEKIEQEVIENLDLLHWSEEHGCYCDVTLDDEYEDDIQLVCHEGYVSLMPFALKLIPNDPKKLNKLVSLMSDPEKIFSDYGLLSLSKQDEYFGKDENYWRGPIWMNINYLCLDALKHYFPEVREHAENLEQSQAGLLYTKLKKNLINNVYNVWKNQGSVYENYSPIDGRGTGSSQFTGWTSLIVNLLGHF
- the MCY1 gene encoding putative cysteine synthase (similar to Saccharomyces cerevisiae YGR012W; ancestral locus Anc_4.148) → MSGNGSIWRNTVTVVSLLTAAFTTYKFLQERQNEVPRKKDGIEELIGNTPMVKIRSLSEHLGGVEVYAKLELVNPAGSAKDRVALNIVQTAEKQGLLKRGEPGWVFEGTSGSTGISIAMICNALGYKAHISLPDDTSNEKLALLESLGAVVNMVKPASIVDPNQYVNASKSACEELNRKGVERGVFADQFENEANWKVHFQTTGPEVYKQMNGKIDAFIAGCGTGGTISGVSKYLKDVKGLKNCHVVLADPQGSGFYNRINFDVMYDSAEKEGTRRRHQVDTIVEGIGLNRLTQNFKIGESYIDESIRVSDSQAIKMAKYLSVNDGLFVGSSTAINAVAAIKLAERLPSGSKIVIVACDSGSRHLSKFWKEAKSVGNNITLQEILN
- the KAFR0F03500 gene encoding uncharacterized protein (ancestral locus Anc_4.94); the encoded protein is MSIEQLERRRKKFSKETRDRLINDPLLDAALLSRSKNIFLKNLQQDQQQREQLLAKLKAEERSDVLDHGLRKLREIIVSIFDSNNNDVGFVRFVEEVYTTSFEFFLSNNQFQKMGPILKFIVDNLVHIACYAEYFEAYIVYISHIQNDLSSSLKLIKGKDALRQYNDAMLLSLIYGCSIDSPHTWFKLLMEKHYNKDDSLMYRMLLKAGKIEEMQLRVINIIKVSYNQISMAFLKDFWLCKCLLLPKVLKELEALYFIEQKADGTCLIYFKKR
- the ORC5 gene encoding origin recognition complex subunit 5 (similar to Saccharomyces cerevisiae ORC5 (YNL261W); ancestral locus Anc_1.95) gives rise to the protein MPSSIMIPEDIPFRGYQLKALGSFITTDPEISQSNLFISGYSGTGKTHVLKKFFELNSEHLVYAFLNPVELVSWKPLFQAVARVIQSTLNARDDSASTSMDPLRVEEPYHLVNFVEHTFKTHSTAKGSITFYLVLDGFDSLQDVDFQLLLKFLKINELITQGDLKIIYTVQDPSFLQKYASFSIPKIVFPRYNQTEINKVLQTAKVDDLSNSTVFHEKLNSFDNGTISTEICKNFVYNFINLIVQTFHSYTGNNIFALSDLIDLKWPSYLTYTNENNFFDPIALYKSSLPLFLRTDDGLQDDSLKSVQLSGSKNTDQTYELSTIAKYLLISAYFCSYLEPKYDLSIFSKKSYIKAGRSAYGRRKRAKTNPRHLQPSLFAIERLLAIFQSIFPSDELLSTNEVGSLSSLLDEEVLIRANVEVFQNLAELNSLKLIMTTNIKNIDFLSYKMKWKVNVPWEIIVEIADSINFDISQYFSFVDE